The Salinicoccus roseus DNA segment TCTGATGTGGCCAAAGAGATCTTTGGGAGTGACGTCGTAGAAACGCGCTCATGATAACTGTTTATAAAAGAAGCAATTTCATATATACTATATAGAAGAAAAATGAAAACTGATTTGGAGGAGAATATATATGCGTGGCGGAATGAACAATATGCAAGGCATGATGAAACAGATGCAGAAGATGCAGAAGAAGATGCAGGAAGAGCAGGAAAAACTGAAAGAAGAGAAAGTTGAAGGCACTGCTGGTGGCGGGATGGTCAAAGTGACTGTTTCAGGACACAAAGAAGTGCTGGATGTGGAAATCCAGGAAGAAGTAGTGGATCCGGACGACATTGAAATGCTCCAGGACCTGATCGTCGCTGCAACCAATGAAGCAATGACAAAAGCGGATGAGCTCTCAAGTGAAAGGCTCGGCCAACATACTAAAGGTATGAACATTCCGGGAATGATGTAACATGCATTATCCGGAACCCATATCAAAGCTGATCGACAGCTTCATGAAACTGCCGGGCATTGGGCCGAAGACTGCCCAACGTCTGGCATTTTATGTACTCAATATGAAAGAAGACGATGTCGTCAACTTTTCACGCAGCCTGATGGAAGTAAAGAGAGATCTCCAGTTTTGTTCCGTATGCGGCCACATCACCGACATCGATCCCTGCTATATATGTCAGGATAAGAATAGAGATAGATCCATCGTCTGTGTAGTGCAGGATACTAAAGACGTCATTGCAATGGAGAAGATGCGTGAGTATAGGGGGATGTACCATGTTCTTCATGGTGCAATCAGTCCCATGGATGGAATCGGGCCGGAAGACATCAATGTGGCCACATTGATTGAAAGGCTGAAGGACGAGCAGATAAAAGAAATCATATTGGCAACGAACCCGAATATAGAAGGGGAGTCTACAGCAATGTACATCTCCCGTCTGGTCAAGCCGATCGGTGTAAAGATCACACGTCTTGCGCATGGGCTGCCTGTCGGGGGCGACTTGGAATATGCCGATGAAGTCACGCTTTCGAAAGCGATAGAGTATCGTACAGAACTATAGAAGAAACCAGGCCATTACAATGAAAAATGGCCTGGAAAACTTTTTTTGAAAAACCCCTTGCATTCTCTAATGAAACCCTGTATAGTTATTTCTTGTCGGACGAAACGCAAAACCGACACAACAAACGTTACTATTAAGTTAAAAAAGATATAAAAAAGTGTTGCATCGCTGAGATCAACATGCTATAATAGTAAAGCAGTCAAAACAGAGAACATTGAAAACTGAATGACAATATGTCAACGTTAATTCCGAAAAAACGAATGCTACGGCATTCAACTTGGGCGACAAGTAAAACC contains these protein-coding regions:
- a CDS encoding YbaB/EbfC family nucleoid-associated protein; translation: MRGGMNNMQGMMKQMQKMQKKMQEEQEKLKEEKVEGTAGGGMVKVTVSGHKEVLDVEIQEEVVDPDDIEMLQDLIVAATNEAMTKADELSSERLGQHTKGMNIPGMM
- the recR gene encoding recombination mediator RecR codes for the protein MHYPEPISKLIDSFMKLPGIGPKTAQRLAFYVLNMKEDDVVNFSRSLMEVKRDLQFCSVCGHITDIDPCYICQDKNRDRSIVCVVQDTKDVIAMEKMREYRGMYHVLHGAISPMDGIGPEDINVATLIERLKDEQIKEIILATNPNIEGESTAMYISRLVKPIGVKITRLAHGLPVGGDLEYADEVTLSKAIEYRTEL